From Methylobacterium radiodurans, a single genomic window includes:
- a CDS encoding error-prone DNA polymerase, whose translation MSYAELRVTSHFSFLRGASSPEELFAAGRLLGLRAMAVTDRGSLAGIVRAHAASRTTGLPLIVGCRLDPTDGPPLLVYPTDRAAYARLCRLLTIGKRAAGKGSCTLTLEDVFAWSGGLVAVALTEGRDGATVAADLRRLRAVFADRLYCGLTRRFVQDDHARLDALAGVARAARVPTVATGDVLYHAETRRILQDVVTCIREGCTVDAAGFRLDAHADRHLKDPAEVARLFAAHPGAVARSLEIAERCRFSLAELTYQYPDEREDPARTPQETLEELTWTGARARYPDGLPDAVALQLRHELTLIERFGYAPYFLTVNSIVRFARSRGILCQGRGSAANSAVCYVLGITSIDPVRQGLLFERFISEERREPPDIDVDFEHERREEVIQWVYETYGRDRAALCATVIRYRARGAVREVGKALGVPEDVTGALAGLVWGWSADGVEEKHAAELNLNLADRRLRLTLDLARQLIGTPRHLSQHPGGFVLTNDRLDELVPVEPASMVDRQVIEWDKDDIEALKFMKVDVLGLGMLGCMRRAFDLLAEHKGVRLDLATIPAEDPATYAMIRRADTLGVFQIESRAQMAMLPRMAPRTFYDLVIEVAVVRPGPIQGDMVHPYLRRREGREAVTYPTEALRRVLGKTLGVPLFQEQAMQVAIVAAGFTPSEADQLRRAMATFKFTAGVSKFRDKLIAGMVGNGYAPDFAERTFKQLEGFGSYGFPESHAASFALIAYASSWMKCHHPDVFCCAILNAQPMGFYAPAQLVRDARDHGVEVRPVCVNASAWDCTLEPTGRAERHAVRLGLRTVRGLRNDDGARLVLVRALEPYASVEDAWRRAGVPVAALRRLAAADAFGPAFGLARREALWAIRALREAPLPLFAAADARTSATQGELAEEPVRLRPMTPGREVAEDYRATSLSLRGHPLAFLRADLAAERYARCSDLERTRDGGRVAVAGLVLIRQKPGSAKGVMFITLEDETGIANLIIWPGLFERQRALVLRAGLLGCRGRVQRQGKVLHLIAEHLVDLSSWLGRVGGDEGFPLATGRGDEARHRGSPDQRITPSRSAVPPDLSLARSRDILIPDLHLDGLRAATDAPPIQVRSRKFR comes from the coding sequence ATGTCCTACGCCGAACTCCGGGTCACTAGCCACTTCTCGTTCCTGCGCGGCGCGTCCTCGCCCGAGGAGCTGTTCGCGGCCGGCCGTCTGCTCGGCCTGCGGGCGATGGCCGTGACCGACCGTGGCTCGCTCGCCGGCATCGTGCGCGCCCACGCGGCCTCCCGCACGACCGGCCTGCCCCTGATCGTCGGCTGCCGCCTCGACCCGACCGACGGGCCGCCGCTGCTGGTCTACCCGACCGATCGCGCGGCCTATGCCCGGCTCTGCCGCCTGCTCACCATCGGCAAGCGCGCGGCCGGCAAGGGCAGCTGCACGCTCACGCTCGAGGACGTCTTTGCCTGGAGCGGCGGCCTCGTCGCGGTCGCCCTCACGGAGGGCAGGGACGGAGCGACGGTCGCTGCCGACCTGCGCCGGCTGCGCGCCGTGTTCGCCGATCGCCTCTACTGCGGCCTCACCCGCCGCTTCGTGCAGGACGATCACGCCCGGCTCGACGCCCTGGCTGGCGTCGCCCGCGCGGCGAGGGTGCCGACGGTCGCCACCGGCGACGTGCTCTACCACGCCGAGACGCGACGCATCCTGCAGGACGTCGTCACCTGCATCCGCGAGGGCTGCACGGTCGATGCCGCGGGCTTCCGCCTCGACGCACATGCCGACCGTCATCTGAAGGACCCGGCCGAGGTCGCGCGCCTGTTCGCCGCCCATCCCGGCGCGGTGGCGCGCAGCCTCGAGATCGCCGAGCGCTGCCGTTTCTCCCTCGCCGAGCTGACCTACCAGTACCCGGACGAGCGCGAGGATCCGGCCAGGACCCCGCAGGAGACGCTGGAGGAGCTGACCTGGACCGGCGCGCGCGCCCGCTACCCGGATGGCCTGCCCGACGCGGTCGCGCTGCAACTGCGCCACGAGCTCACCCTGATCGAGCGCTTCGGCTACGCGCCGTACTTCCTCACCGTGAACAGCATCGTGCGGTTCGCGCGCTCGCGCGGCATCCTCTGCCAGGGCCGGGGCTCGGCCGCGAACTCGGCGGTCTGCTACGTGCTCGGCATCACCAGCATCGATCCGGTGCGCCAGGGACTGCTCTTCGAGCGCTTCATCTCCGAGGAGCGACGCGAGCCGCCCGACATCGACGTCGATTTCGAGCACGAGCGGCGCGAGGAGGTGATCCAGTGGGTCTACGAGACCTACGGACGCGACCGCGCCGCCCTCTGCGCCACCGTGATCCGCTACCGGGCCCGCGGCGCGGTGCGCGAGGTCGGCAAGGCGCTCGGCGTGCCCGAGGACGTCACCGGCGCGCTCGCCGGTCTCGTCTGGGGCTGGTCGGCCGACGGCGTCGAGGAGAAGCACGCGGCCGAGCTCAATCTCAACCTCGCCGATCGGCGGCTGCGCCTGACCCTCGATCTTGCTCGGCAGTTGATCGGCACGCCACGCCACCTGTCGCAGCATCCCGGCGGCTTCGTGCTGACGAACGACCGCCTCGACGAACTCGTCCCGGTCGAGCCCGCCAGCATGGTCGACCGACAGGTGATCGAGTGGGACAAGGACGACATCGAGGCGCTGAAATTCATGAAGGTCGACGTGTTGGGCCTCGGCATGCTCGGCTGCATGCGCCGCGCCTTCGACCTCTTGGCCGAGCACAAGGGCGTGCGGCTCGACCTAGCGACGATCCCGGCGGAGGACCCGGCCACCTACGCGATGATCCGGCGCGCGGACACGCTCGGCGTGTTCCAGATCGAGAGCCGGGCGCAGATGGCAATGCTGCCGCGCATGGCCCCCCGAACTTTCTACGACCTCGTTATCGAGGTGGCGGTAGTGCGCCCCGGCCCGATCCAGGGCGACATGGTTCACCCGTACCTGCGCCGCCGCGAGGGGCGCGAGGCCGTGACCTACCCGACCGAGGCGCTGCGGCGGGTGCTCGGCAAGACGCTGGGTGTGCCCCTGTTCCAGGAGCAGGCGATGCAGGTGGCGATCGTGGCCGCGGGCTTCACTCCCTCGGAGGCCGACCAGCTGCGCCGCGCCATGGCGACCTTCAAGTTCACGGCCGGCGTGTCGAAGTTCCGCGACAAGCTGATCGCCGGCATGGTCGGCAACGGCTACGCCCCGGATTTTGCCGAGCGCACCTTCAAGCAGCTGGAGGGCTTCGGCAGCTATGGCTTCCCGGAGAGCCACGCGGCCTCGTTCGCTCTGATCGCCTACGCCTCCTCCTGGATGAAGTGCCACCACCCGGACGTGTTCTGCTGCGCGATCCTGAACGCCCAGCCGATGGGCTTCTATGCACCGGCCCAGCTCGTGCGGGACGCGCGCGACCACGGTGTCGAGGTGCGCCCGGTCTGCGTGAACGCCTCGGCCTGGGATTGCACCCTCGAGCCGACCGGCCGTGCGGAACGGCACGCGGTCCGGCTCGGCCTGCGCACGGTGCGGGGCCTCCGCAACGACGACGGCGCGCGCCTCGTGCTGGTGCGTGCCCTCGAGCCCTACGCATCGGTCGAGGACGCGTGGCGCAGGGCCGGCGTGCCGGTCGCGGCCTTGCGCCGCCTAGCGGCGGCCGACGCATTCGGGCCGGCCTTCGGGCTGGCGCGGCGCGAGGCGCTCTGGGCGATCCGGGCGTTGCGCGAGGCACCGCTGCCGCTGTTCGCGGCCGCCGACGCACGCACAAGCGCGACGCAAGGGGAGTTGGCTGAGGAGCCGGTGCGGCTCCGGCCCATGACGCCGGGCCGCGAGGTCGCCGAGGACTACCGCGCCACCAGCCTGTCCCTACGCGGTCACCCCCTGGCATTTCTACGCGCCGACCTCGCCGCGGAGCGCTACGCCCGCTGCTCGGACCTCGAACGGACGCGGGACGGTGGGCGCGTCGCGGTCGCCGGCTTGGTGCTGATTCGCCAGAAGCCGGGCTCGGCCAAGGGCGTCATGTTCATCACGCTGGAGGACGAGACCGGCATCGCCAACCTGATCATCTGGCCCGGCCTGTTCGAGCGGCAGCGGGCGCTGGTATTGCGCGCTGGGCTGCTCGGCTGCCGCGGTCGCGTACAGCGGCAGGGTAAGGTCCTGCACCTAATCGCCGAGCACCTCGTCGACCTGTCGTCGTGGCTGGGTCGAGTCGGAGGAGACGAGGGATTTCCGCTGGCGACGGGCCGCGGCGACGAG